Proteins from one Prosthecobacter sp. genomic window:
- a CDS encoding DUF1549 domain-containing protein, which produces MKFTRTLLIMLCTAATADAGETSQQIDTLLAKDWQQHQLTPNPPASDETFVRRVHLDIIGRIPTAQETLSFLHSPDKGKRAKLIDQLLASEGYNQHMFHFWADLLRVQSRANGGQGEMTSKPYLEHVKQRIRENKPYDAFVRELLTAQGKVWDNPAIGYYMRDLGMPLDNLSNTTRIFLGTRIECAQCHNHPFDKWTQMQFYQMAAFTYPLETNFTGVAEKGPLMDLKRAADKKPELAVQTRHIGRVFENLGDFVRYSKVQTLPTRVLRLPHDYQYTDAKPKDAVNSATMLGKPLTGDLQTFADWMTSPENPRFTKVIANRLWKKVFGLGLIEPVDELMDNTVAMNPALMKHLEQFMIASHYDVKAFLRVLYNTQAYQNEATKTELFAGEVYHFTGPLLRRMTAEQIYDSFVTLIHPTPDLPRRKGIDSDMAQKLVYRGKLSDALDLMTPQEVFDGAMKASEVYETVSARSKPLREAYTAAQKAKDKERIEKLNLEIRSVEFIARTGIHDHVVVPAVARLYTKKTGKAAPSPIPVVKPDLEELKKAGQNRAYIEVPGYDIDQAIPHEEKTAADARDIVFRDEAKQLGVTEIDSYLKSRQAQARDWPRAADLESPAPRGHYLREFGQSDRDLIENANADASMPQALVLMNSELFEAILKPHTQLRVNLAAAKYPDDQLAAVYLTVLSRHPTEAEKAAWAKSGLNSIEDLVFALINTQQFIFVR; this is translated from the coding sequence ATGAAGTTCACGCGCACACTTCTCATCATGCTCTGCACTGCCGCCACGGCGGATGCGGGCGAGACATCCCAACAGATCGACACCCTGCTCGCTAAAGACTGGCAGCAGCACCAGCTCACGCCGAATCCACCCGCCAGCGATGAAACCTTCGTCCGCCGCGTCCATCTCGACATCATCGGTCGCATCCCGACCGCGCAGGAAACACTGTCGTTTCTGCACAGCCCCGACAAGGGCAAGCGTGCGAAGCTGATCGACCAGCTCCTCGCCAGCGAGGGATACAACCAGCACATGTTTCATTTCTGGGCCGATCTGCTCCGTGTGCAGTCGCGGGCGAACGGCGGGCAGGGGGAGATGACCTCGAAGCCCTACCTGGAGCATGTGAAGCAGCGCATTCGCGAAAACAAGCCGTATGACGCCTTCGTTCGCGAGCTGCTCACCGCGCAGGGCAAGGTGTGGGACAACCCCGCCATCGGCTACTACATGCGCGATCTCGGCATGCCGCTCGACAATTTGTCGAACACCACACGCATCTTCCTCGGCACACGCATCGAGTGTGCGCAATGCCACAATCATCCGTTCGACAAATGGACGCAGATGCAGTTCTACCAGATGGCCGCGTTCACCTATCCGCTGGAGACGAATTTCACCGGCGTGGCTGAAAAAGGACCGTTGATGGATTTGAAGCGTGCCGCTGACAAAAAGCCCGAACTGGCTGTGCAAACCCGCCACATCGGCCGCGTGTTTGAGAACCTCGGCGACTTCGTGCGCTACAGCAAAGTTCAGACACTGCCCACGCGTGTGCTGAGGCTGCCCCACGATTACCAATACACCGACGCGAAGCCGAAGGATGCCGTCAATTCCGCCACGATGCTCGGAAAGCCGCTCACGGGCGATTTGCAAACTTTCGCAGACTGGATGACCTCGCCGGAGAATCCGCGCTTTACCAAAGTGATAGCGAACCGCTTATGGAAGAAGGTCTTCGGCCTCGGATTGATCGAACCGGTCGATGAACTCATGGACAACACCGTGGCGATGAATCCGGCGCTCATGAAGCACCTGGAGCAGTTCATGATCGCCAGCCACTACGATGTGAAAGCCTTCCTCCGCGTGCTCTACAACACGCAGGCCTATCAAAACGAAGCGACAAAGACCGAGCTGTTTGCTGGCGAGGTTTATCACTTCACCGGTCCGCTGTTGCGCCGCATGACAGCGGAACAGATCTACGACAGCTTTGTCACGCTCATCCATCCCACACCCGATCTGCCGCGTCGCAAGGGTATCGACTCTGACATGGCGCAGAAGCTCGTCTATCGCGGGAAGCTCAGCGACGCGCTCGATTTGATGACGCCGCAGGAAGTTTTCGATGGCGCCATGAAGGCCTCCGAGGTTTACGAAACCGTCTCCGCACGATCGAAACCTCTGCGCGAGGCCTACACCGCCGCGCAGAAGGCCAAGGACAAGGAACGGATCGAAAAACTGAACCTCGAAATCCGCTCCGTCGAGTTCATCGCGCGCACCGGCATCCACGATCACGTCGTCGTTCCCGCCGTGGCGCGGCTTTACACGAAGAAGACCGGCAAAGCCGCGCCGTCGCCGATTCCCGTCGTCAAACCAGATCTCGAAGAACTCAAGAAGGCCGGGCAAAACCGCGCTTACATTGAGGTGCCCGGCTACGACATCGACCAAGCCATCCCGCACGAGGAAAAAACCGCCGCAGACGCCCGCGACATCGTCTTCCGCGATGAAGCCAAACAACTAGGCGTCACCGAAATCGACTCCTATCTCAAATCACGCCAAGCCCAAGCCCGGGACTGGCCCCGCGCCGCCGACCTCGAATCCCCAGCCCCGCGCGGCCACTACCTCCGTGAGTTCGGTCAGAGCGACCGCGATCTTATCGAAAACGCCAACGCCGACGCCTCCATGCCCCAGGCGCTCGTCTTGATGAACAGCGAGCTGTTTGAAGCCATCCTCAAACCGCACACTCAGCTTCGCGTGAATCTCGCCGCCGCGAAATATCCCGATGATCAGCTTGCCGCAGTTTATCTGACCGTGCTTTCCCGCCACCCGACTGAGGCCGAAAAAGCCGCTTGGGCCAAATCCGGCCTCAACAGCATCGAAGACCTCGTCTTCGCCCTCATCAACACGCAGCAGTTTATCTTCGTGCGCTGA
- a CDS encoding PQQ-dependent sugar dehydrogenase, whose translation MKAASILCLAVLGMTGECLHAQLVRQPNTTLNLPATLPAATGYTTTNAITFAGGGGMTFTNPMCTAFPNGETNRLYVAQRAGVVRVVNNLSAATPSQAIFMDLASYLTSIGQSLPFADENGLLSMVFHPDYNDNGCFYLYFSITLSGQLHQRLARFQATGTPGSYNAAASADPATMTPLLTIYDQAINHNGGDLAFGADGYLYLSLGDEGGGGDFYNNARFINKDFWGQMIRLDVDNRPENLTPNAHAQPGPVSSAIHAGTYKVPADNPFIAFTSWHGQTIVPATVRTEIFATGFRNPFRFTIDPPTGRIFLGDVGQLNWEEVDIVVKGGDYGWSWREGFHEFFQSATVPPRFPDNSGGNTNAPPVNGFTPIDPIFEYVSDLSAGGTIYGPSVCGGIVYRGNQLTELQGKYIFGDVYGGGGIIAALTETSPGVWTAQQLTTRQQIVDFGTDPRNGEPLLCSLQGTIYRLVRNGITGTEPPATLSATGAFSNLATLTPGAGIVAYDPNVNFWSDYAIKSRWFSIPNTTDTITFSATGNWTFPTGTVWIKHFDFETTRGVPATRRKLETRFLVKTATDVYGLSYKWRADQSDADLVAEAGLTEEISSSLPSQTWRYPSRGECVTCHTPVGGHALSFNTPQLNRARDYGTGLQNQLQALSDAGYFSAAVTGVNNLAAFAAANDTSQSLEWRVRSYLAVNCVQCHQPGGASQGSWDARITTKTDAANLINGLLVNNDGDTANRFIVPGDTTHSILLRRQQGNGITRMPPLGTFERDLVNEQLVSDWIAALSTRQNFTQWQTAQSPPVGDVGDDPDHDGRSNLLEFLTGTNPHASSSGWSYGVMQSGGGVAQFQFTHPANRAAIIEVSSDLITWRTWDAPGNLPFYPAADTTRTITASLGSPDRFFRVRFEEL comes from the coding sequence ATGAAAGCTGCCTCAATACTCTGCCTGGCCGTCCTCGGCATGACGGGTGAGTGTTTGCACGCGCAGCTCGTGCGGCAGCCAAACACCACGCTCAATCTGCCTGCCACGCTGCCTGCGGCGACGGGCTACACGACGACGAACGCGATCACCTTTGCCGGTGGCGGCGGGATGACTTTCACGAATCCAATGTGCACGGCCTTCCCGAATGGCGAGACGAACCGCCTCTATGTGGCCCAACGTGCGGGCGTGGTGCGGGTGGTGAACAATTTGAGCGCGGCAACACCCTCCCAGGCCATCTTCATGGATCTGGCCAGTTATTTGACCAGCATCGGTCAGTCGCTCCCGTTTGCGGACGAGAACGGCCTGCTCAGCATGGTTTTCCATCCGGACTACAACGACAACGGCTGCTTCTACCTCTATTTCAGCATCACCCTCAGCGGCCAGCTTCATCAGCGGCTGGCGCGTTTCCAGGCCACAGGGACACCGGGCAGCTACAATGCCGCCGCGAGCGCTGATCCGGCCACGATGACGCCGCTGCTGACGATCTATGATCAGGCGATCAACCATAACGGCGGCGATCTCGCCTTCGGTGCCGATGGCTATCTTTACCTCTCGCTCGGTGACGAGGGCGGCGGCGGCGATTTCTACAACAACGCACGTTTCATCAACAAGGACTTCTGGGGCCAGATGATCCGCCTCGACGTGGACAACCGGCCGGAAAATCTAACGCCCAACGCACATGCACAGCCAGGCCCCGTGTCCTCCGCCATTCATGCGGGCACCTACAAAGTACCGGCGGACAACCCGTTCATCGCTTTCACGAGCTGGCACGGACAGACGATTGTTCCCGCGACGGTGCGCACGGAGATTTTCGCCACAGGCTTCCGCAATCCGTTCCGCTTCACCATCGATCCGCCGACGGGGCGCATCTTTCTTGGCGATGTCGGCCAACTCAACTGGGAGGAGGTGGACATCGTGGTAAAGGGCGGTGACTACGGCTGGAGCTGGCGCGAGGGCTTTCATGAGTTCTTCCAGTCCGCCACCGTGCCACCGCGCTTTCCGGACAACTCCGGAGGCAACACGAACGCGCCACCCGTCAACGGCTTCACGCCTATCGACCCCATTTTCGAGTATGTGAGCGACCTTTCCGCCGGCGGCACCATCTACGGCCCCTCCGTGTGCGGCGGCATCGTGTATCGCGGCAATCAGCTCACCGAGCTGCAGGGCAAATACATCTTCGGTGATGTTTACGGTGGCGGCGGCATCATCGCGGCGCTCACGGAGACGAGTCCGGGCGTCTGGACCGCTCAGCAGCTCACCACCCGGCAGCAGATCGTCGATTTCGGCACCGATCCACGCAATGGCGAGCCGCTGCTGTGCAGCCTGCAAGGCACGATTTACAGGCTCGTGCGCAATGGCATCACGGGCACGGAGCCACCGGCCACGCTCTCGGCCACGGGCGCGTTTTCAAACCTCGCCACGCTCACGCCGGGCGCGGGCATCGTGGCCTACGATCCAAATGTGAACTTCTGGAGCGACTACGCGATCAAGAGCCGCTGGTTCAGCATTCCAAACACCACGGACACGATCACCTTCAGTGCCACGGGCAACTGGACCTTTCCAACTGGCACGGTTTGGATCAAGCACTTCGACTTCGAGACGACACGCGGTGTCCCGGCAACACGGCGAAAGCTGGAGACGCGTTTCCTCGTCAAAACAGCGACGGATGTCTATGGCCTGAGCTACAAATGGCGCGCGGATCAAAGCGACGCCGATCTGGTGGCCGAGGCCGGACTTACGGAGGAAATTTCGAGCAGTTTGCCTTCCCAAACATGGCGTTATCCGAGCCGTGGAGAGTGCGTGACCTGCCACACTCCTGTTGGCGGCCACGCACTGAGCTTCAACACGCCGCAGCTCAACCGTGCCCGCGACTACGGCACCGGCTTGCAAAACCAACTCCAGGCCCTGAGCGACGCGGGCTATTTCAGCGCCGCCGTGACAGGTGTGAACAATCTTGCCGCCTTCGCGGCGGCTAATGACACATCGCAGTCGCTCGAATGGCGTGTGCGCTCGTATCTCGCGGTGAACTGCGTGCAGTGTCATCAGCCAGGCGGTGCCTCGCAGGGAAGCTGGGACGCGCGCATCACCACCAAGACCGACGCGGCCAACCTGATCAATGGCCTGCTCGTCAACAACGATGGTGACACCGCGAATCGCTTCATCGTACCGGGTGACACGACGCATTCGATACTTCTGCGCCGTCAGCAGGGCAATGGCATCACACGCATGCCGCCGCTAGGCACGTTTGAGCGTGATCTAGTGAACGAACAGCTCGTGAGCGACTGGATCGCCGCTCTGAGCACACGGCAGAACTTCACTCAATGGCAGACGGCACAAAGCCCGCCCGTGGGAGATGTCGGCGATGATCCCGATCACGACGGCCGCAGCAATCTGCTGGAATTCCTCACTGGCACGAATCCGCATGCCTCCTCCAGCGGCTGGAGTTACGGCGTGATGCAGTCCGGCGGCGGTGTGGCGCAGTTTCAGTTCACGCATCCGGCGAACCGCGCCGCCATCATTGAGGTGAGCAGCGATTTGATCACCTGGCGCACCTGG
- a CDS encoding alpha/beta hydrolase: MNLFRRSLRFFLRLVLALILLVLLLFGGGWWYFHPEFTETRGIVYTQRHGHALTLDVIRPANPNGIGILVMISGRWKSDPNKFQPWAASSFLRQGHTLVAVSHLSQPEANIMEIVDDVERAARFVRHHAHEYGIDPNRLGVFGGSSGGHLSLMLATRGGPGDPNASDPVDRENSAVQAVTVFYPVTDLLNLGPSTENLGDGGPPKSFRNSFGPKATDLNEWKVIGRDLSPIFHITKSLPPVLIAHGDADTLVPLEQSTRFKQRAAELGREVALTIRPGQKHGWSTMIWDAHLFAGWLTEKLR; encoded by the coding sequence ATGAACCTGTTTCGCCGTTCCTTACGTTTCTTTCTCCGGCTCGTTCTCGCCCTCATTCTGCTCGTTCTGCTGTTGTTCGGCGGAGGTTGGTGGTATTTTCATCCGGAGTTCACCGAAACACGCGGCATTGTTTACACGCAGCGGCATGGACATGCCCTGACACTTGATGTGATACGCCCGGCGAATCCCAATGGCATCGGCATCCTGGTCATGATCAGCGGAAGGTGGAAGTCGGACCCGAATAAGTTTCAGCCTTGGGCGGCTTCATCCTTTTTACGCCAGGGGCATACCCTCGTCGCCGTCTCGCATCTGTCGCAGCCAGAAGCCAACATCATGGAGATCGTCGATGATGTGGAACGTGCTGCCCGGTTTGTGCGGCATCATGCGCATGAATACGGCATCGATCCGAACCGCCTCGGCGTCTTCGGCGGCAGTTCTGGCGGGCATTTGAGCCTGATGCTCGCCACGCGCGGTGGGCCGGGTGATCCGAACGCCTCAGATCCGGTGGACCGTGAAAACAGCGCGGTGCAGGCCGTGACGGTGTTTTATCCGGTGACGGACCTGCTGAATCTCGGCCCATCCACCGAAAATCTCGGTGATGGCGGTCCGCCCAAGAGCTTCCGCAACTCCTTCGGTCCGAAAGCCACCGATCTGAACGAATGGAAGGTCATCGGTCGCGATCTCTCGCCGATCTTTCACATCACCAAGAGCCTGCCGCCCGTTTTAATCGCCCACGGTGATGCCGACACGCTGGTGCCGCTGGAGCAGTCCACGCGCTTCAAGCAACGCGCCGCCGAACTCGGCCGCGAGGTCGCACTGACGATCCGGCCCGGCCAGAAACATGGCTGGTCCACAATGATCTGGGATGCGCATCTGTTCGCGGGGTGGCTGACGGAGAAGTTGAGGTGA